GAAGCCAGCTATGAAATTGTAAAGCAAATGAGAGCTTCATTTTTAGTAATGGGACCTATGATTGCCAATCTTGATGAAACAGTTGTTTCACTTCCTGGAGGATGTGCAATTGGTTCAAGACCTGTTGACTTGCATTTAAAAGGATTTGAGCTTTTGGGTGCGGAAATTACTAGAATTCATGGATATGTCCATGCAAAATCAGATAATTTAAAAGGAGCAGAAATTCCATTAGGTTTTCCAAGCGTTGGTGCAACTCAAAACATTATGATGGCTGCAGTAAAAATTCCAGGAAAAACTATCATTTCAAACGCTGCAAGAGAGCCTGAAATAGTAGATTTAGGAAACTTTTTAACAAAAATGGGAGCTAAAATTAAAGGACTTGGAACTACTAGAATCGAAATTGAAGGAGTAAAAGATTTACATGCCGTTGAATATTCAATTATGCCAGATAGAATTGAAGCTGGAACTTATGTAATTGCTTCTTTAATCACTGAAGGAGATTTAAAAATTCAAGACGCTAGACTTGACGATTTAGGAGCTTTCAAATCTGACCTTGAAAAAATGGGAGTTAAATTTAAAGAAGAAGGAAACATTTTAACTGTGGAAGGAAATTTAAAAGAACTAAAACCTTGTAATGTTAAAACTCTTCCACATCCAGGATTTCCAACAGATATGCAGCCACAAATGATGTTACTTCAAACATTGGTAAATGGAACTAGCACAATGGAAGAGACTGTATTTGAAAACAGATTTATGCATGTGCCAGAATTTAACAGAATGGGTGCTGACATTATGATAAAAAGAGGAATTGCCGTTATAAATGGAGGTGTTTCATTAACTGGTGCCGCTGTTATGTCTTCAGATTTAAGAGCTGGAGCTGCACTTGTACTTGCTGGACTTGCTGCTGAAGGGGAAACTATCGTAAACAGAGTTTATCACATTGATCGTGGATACGATAGACTAGAAGCTAAATTAAACGCTGTCGGTGCTGATATTCAAAGAATTAAACTTGATATTTAATAATTTTTCTAAATTAAATATTTAATTTAATTAATTTATAAAAAATTGACTTTTGTATAAAACAAGAGCCAATTTTTTTATTTGTTAAAATTTTTTCTAAAAATATTTTTTTTATAAATAAATTAAAAAAATAAAAGTCCTAAAAAAGAACTTCTATTAATTATATTTTTTTATTTTTTATTTTTTCTAAATGAATCAAACATATTTTTAGCATTGCTGTAAAGAATTTTTACTTCATAAGGTTTTACATCCACTTGTATTTTTCTCTCAGAAATTGCATAATTTTCTTTTGGATTTAATTGATTTTTATAAAATCCAAACATTTTTGGAACATTTAAGTTTAGTGGATAACTGTCGGTGCTGTTGTTTACCAAAACTATGATTGATTCATTTCCTAAGGAAATTTCATAGGAAATAAAATCCGTATTTGGTTTTGGTGGTGTGTAGTCACGACCTTGATATAATTTTGCTCTTCTTGTCTGATCAGCTAAATATGCTGCAATTTCAGCATCAACTCTACCTTTCGTCTTCCCATCACTATAAACTTCTAATATTCTAAGTTTTCCATTTTTAAACAAATTTTTGTGCTCTTTTCTTATTTTTAGTAAACTTCTATAATGATTTTCAATTTCTTTGTTGCTTGTAACTGGATAAGAAATAAATTTTTGCACTTCATTTACTTCCACTGAATCTGGCAAACTTCTAAGTACTTTTTTATATTTACTTATATCATCAGTTTCATTATCATATGGTTCGTAATCATCCCATAACATAGGTTTTCTATTTCTAGGAGAATCCGCTCCCCACATTCCCTTTTCATCTCCATAATAAATAATAGGAGTTGCAGGTAACATCATTTGCATCGAAACCACTCTTTTTAATTTACTTATTGCAGTTCCATCATATAAATCAGGTCTTATGTTTAAATACTGATTTGACTGATTATTTCTGTCATAAACACGGTTTGTGTTTATCATTCCACTAAAAATTCTATCTGTGTCCAGTGAACCTATAAAAAGCTGCGTCATATTAAATCTGTCAGATGAATATCTATTATAAATTTCATTTAATTTTGAAGCAAATTCTACTCCATTTATACGATAATTAGGATTTGTATTTACGGTGTATTTAATTATATTATTTATAATATTATAATCCGCTCCACTGTCATAAACTCCATCATCTATATCTTTTGTAAAACTATTAGAAAACTCTCCAGTTATTAATAAATCTGGCTTATACTGCTTTAAATTTTCCGTGATATCAGCTATATATTCTTTATTTCTATCGTCATAATATACATATCTAATTCCATCAATTCCATCATCATAAATATTTTTCTTAAAAGTTTGGTCTGGTCCTAAAATCCATTTTTTCATCGAATTTTCAAAATAATTTTGAACTTCTTTGTTGCTCAAATCAAGCACTGTATCTTTTAAATACCAATCTTTAAACTCTTTATTTTCTCTTGCAAAAAAAGCTCCCGAAGTCACATCTGGCGCAACTTCCAAAACAACTTTTAACCCTTTCTGATGCGCCTTTTTTACAAGACTTGCAAGAACCAAGTCAGAATCAGTCCAAACCCAGCTATTTATATTTCTCAAATCTTCCCCAAGCAAATTTTTATCAGTTGTCGGATTAAAAACTAATAAATTTAATTCTTTGTCACCATTGACATTGTGAACAGGTGCTTTTATATCAAGCGCCTTTATTGTCCCAGTCTGCTCAATAACTCCAAAATATGGATCTACATGATTAAAATAAATCGTATCATATTTATGATTTGACAACGAATAAAAAGGTGAAGATAAAATTATATATTCCACTCCTAAATTTTTCAAATAATCTAGTTTTTCTTCAACACCTTTTAAATCTCCACCATAATAACGGGTGTAATTTTGCACTTCATTTAACGCACTTTCTTCCCACTCATTTTTTTCTTCATAATTACTGTTCCATTCATTTAATGAAAATTGCGGTTTGCTTCCATCTCCCCATTCAGCTAAAAGTAATTCTCTTTTTGTAGTTCCCGAACG
This genomic stretch from Leptotrichia sp. oral taxon 218 harbors:
- the murA gene encoding UDP-N-acetylglucosamine 1-carboxyvinyltransferase, translated to MVDGFKIKGKNSLNGTIKVSGAKNAALPILIGTLVAEGEYILKNVPNLRDIRVTMKLLEDLGMKTEKLDETTYKIVNEGFVRNEASYEIVKQMRASFLVMGPMIANLDETVVSLPGGCAIGSRPVDLHLKGFELLGAEITRIHGYVHAKSDNLKGAEIPLGFPSVGATQNIMMAAVKIPGKTIISNAAREPEIVDLGNFLTKMGAKIKGLGTTRIEIEGVKDLHAVEYSIMPDRIEAGTYVIASLITEGDLKIQDARLDDLGAFKSDLEKMGVKFKEEGNILTVEGNLKELKPCNVKTLPHPGFPTDMQPQMMLLQTLVNGTSTMEETVFENRFMHVPEFNRMGADIMIKRGIAVINGGVSLTGAAVMSSDLRAGAALVLAGLAAEGETIVNRVYHIDRGYDRLEAKLNAVGADIQRIKLDI
- a CDS encoding alpha-amylase family glycosyl hydrolase, translating into MSKLKLKIIVLLFIIGTTLSFSKEKSDKVNNADTNMEHLDESTQEIIDDSSKIDEEIIDDQENKSTNENLKYSQRNDGIIDVNSLKHEENSEYRVKDGKNVKILMKTKNNDVYSVEVIYKNGKKMMRGIGNYGGNETFLAEVPDTIKDYFFEITDAKTKYFMGRNLTKNRSSVIPFEYTNSKKLTQIPDWAKGSVGYQIYIDSFRNGDVDNDAIFNEFGTDDFSAPTGEIRSGTTKRELLLAEWGDGSKPQFSLNEWNSNYEEKNEWEESALNEVQNYTRYYGGDLKGVEEKLDYLKNLGVEYIILSSPFYSLSNHKYDTIYFNHVDPYFGVIEQTGTIKALDIKAPVHNVNGDKELNLLVFNPTTDKNLLGEDLRNINSWVWTDSDLVLASLVKKAHQKGLKVVLEVAPDVTSGAFFARENKEFKDWYLKDTVLDLSNKEVQNYFENSMKKWILGPDQTFKKNIYDDGIDGIRYVYYDDRNKEYIADITENLKQYKPDLLITGEFSNSFTKDIDDGVYDSGADYNIINNIIKYTVNTNPNYRINGVEFASKLNEIYNRYSSDRFNMTQLFIGSLDTDRIFSGMINTNRVYDRNNQSNQYLNIRPDLYDGTAISKLKRVVSMQMMLPATPIIYYGDEKGMWGADSPRNRKPMLWDDYEPYDNETDDISKYKKVLRSLPDSVEVNEVQKFISYPVTSNKEIENHYRSLLKIRKEHKNLFKNGKLRILEVYSDGKTKGRVDAEIAAYLADQTRRAKLYQGRDYTPPKPNTDFISYEISLGNESIIVLVNNSTDSYPLNLNVPKMFGFYKNQLNPKENYAISERKIQVDVKPYEVKILYSNAKNMFDSFRKNKK